Proteins encoded in a region of the Planococcus citri chromosome 1, ihPlaCitr1.1, whole genome shotgun sequence genome:
- the LOC135832962 gene encoding centrosomal protein of 290 kDa-like isoform X1 — protein MALTVLEKYLPVAPEDLTEEEKDNLFPLICSLDISLDVDTDNFIKLFQIAQEILRFKGEQVESLVNELDNLATKLGEEEAKRSQNFIEIEDLRSSSTRTDKDGTSSDTDDYQRKLVKMEIQNDRLLSELQEKEQELMNEKKEIEKLSIRITSLEEENRVLKSELQSTQQELTSNASVRMMTEEQEYPSTEKYQELMELLRQKNKHITQLLNDIEDIERENNSLREKLSIVRDELAEGAEQMSKLSMERISLSTNVDELKSKVLLLEQENLGLRSQINELVEEKETRNKQFETNNTHYETKLQQLKEILQKRDSELSSFKLQHSVNSSFNRKLDDSGHLTQLSNLSKTLAEREKQIVELQQQLKQATVDLNESTQLLEEQKKILQSKFDKNLESNLLKQLKKKLEQAENRVVVLDSKVKHAEEDSLKKAQEVTELIIQLREYESGTYGLEDAMVRIKELQKQKQVRDNQIEQLVQNLNQLQDEANLLEQENQILKDRVGISHDEQIIADDFARRNRDRRSKLSELTEQLEKTNDELLSVKLDNRELKKQITSLMTELNFYRLKEPASIDTPDAALPSGESILPEPSTALQILPSEPAAETGLDEKFQEIVDENESLRKGMHEILESIRNHDGSSTIQIESETLEQLLEALDSRHVNGWYQPGMRLQAHIHQLYGVNKTLREELHICRSREDDLHLQLHEAFKKIEQLEESGSQVRTITFPEQRIPSPKLKKAISCSESLLKSSRELEAELDREKETCKNLQTRVNNLQNSLDSLQQQMEKINEQYDLDKESWYHVKVSMQQEIDNIKNNEMVLQLKVSEFEKSLEILKEDPNEIKKAYVENTFRISSLKVDLQQVNRKYQAMAEVENKTRQEKNKISEELYLIKQLKSEEILQLTKENDRLSNELNSHIKQLDQYVNISEYEKITIDFNQLTIKHRETLHKQILIGSDKDKLVTRLQNEVASLSSQKLELEVILKQTYEENRHLRSTTSTVDVSEQLIALTKQLASTELDIITKRQYSDHMSRMYELTKEQLTETENRCKFLEDQLSQAIESNSLLQKNEAELREKILKVPSNVEFDEIMMKLKNAESNMNTLSAQKKELEEVANIAQDQVKSLEQYNRCQDFEYDSLQRRILELQSLSDEKMIIDRLTKELLHLRGNGIVNNDQIETYKDKVIKLEAEILQTKMKLSESENEYHRLKKESNNKIRSMYSIIYELQKRYLNSFPLIKEELCFENIIRCKEEQFALTSIILDMKLPTVSILEETESDESLTKSPNWEYKSKFKIQDINMRLINEGLQNKIQIYAERLDRQDKLICRLEQEMNHADEQCREFLLYWSPHSNIRLSTEHDDSVNNKSTQTSETIVQPQESYSVYDSVDKIKQANVTISELNSRLKSMDDDLRKTRDQLASLMMELKEKESIISVKEKEILSLQKTNNERENFDEHDSSEADGNSIKKLALKTTVDSLQNIIHQKEETIERLQSLLKKNREEHYQSTLELQRELKGLQESTGSKEQSYRLKTKLDAAEKITNDKRSFFDSYLTKIHKLEDDLNEANEKIEQLSSQLATSNQQAELWSLTAEERLKTLQNMKHELDAKHVGIPASASSESGKISYSSLLQMVKEKTEEIERLNQAVEDYKKRLGSGEKLPGYRDRLKNELERYKRKSELYEQKEKEDKAEIQRLKNQLISRPQSSRKKEILITPKEEQLMKKIKLLEEQLDDFVMREKKWKETRKSKCDEEVEKWQNRKRYQQNYEKLRQQFKDQSVHLESLKVNNERLKETIIRLEKERFALESKLKSAKNQSSNLPLIEELQKNNSRLEEELRILRKTCEISGSGSLTDVIEAQDRKIMALELAQKGDCALAEEIERLNERKSQLQKYNIHLEEENMRLKLEIKEFKSKLRIPDDTNEGTSKMALRSDSRSGDEDTQKILDMKGNKRKNGDLEKAVLVLRRVVEKLQAENKRLHNSKINQLQDRNYVEKLQMEVNNLQGNYLDAIEKASVLDKELQTANERIDSLQKLIQRLHNGEEIASMKAQLTQKNQLLTKVKILLEKAAAREKELIDKVNDLQRINPSSFK, from the exons atggCTTTAACCGTATTAGAAAAATATCTTCCAGTAGCTCCAGAAGACCttacagaagaagaaaaagataaTTTATTCCCACTGATATGTTCTTTGGATATCTCACTCGATGTAGACACAGATAATTTCATAAAGCTATTCCAAATTGCTCAAGAAATATTACGCTTTAAAGGAGAACAA GTTGAATCGCTCGTCAATGAGTTGGATAATTTAGCTACGAAACTTGGCGAAGAAGAAGCTAAACGTAGtcagaattttattgaaattgaagatCTTCGGTCATCTTCAACCAGAACCGATAAAGATGGAACATCATCAG ATACTGACGACTATCAACGTAAACTGGttaaaatggaaattcaaaacGATCGTCTTCTATCCGAATTACAAGAAAAAGAACAAGAATTgatgaatgagaaaaaagaaatcgaaaaa ttatCTATTCGAATCACGTCGTTGGAAGAAGAAAACCGGGTACTGAAAAGCGAACTCCAATCAACGCAGCAAGAATTAACGAGTAATGCTAGTGTAAGGATGATGACAGAAGAGCAAGAATATCCATCTACAGAAAAATATCAAGAGCTAATGGAACTGTTGCGAcagaaaaataaacatattaCTCAACTTTTGAATGACATTgaa GATATAGAAAGAGAAAACAACAGCTTGAGAGAGAAATTATCCATAGTTCGGGACGAATTAGCAGAAGGAGCTGAACAAATGTCTAAATTATCCATGGAACGAATCAGTCTGAGCACCAATGTTGATGAATTGAAAA GCAAAGTTTTATTACTAGAACAAGAAAATTTAGGTTTAAGGAGTCAAATAAATGAATTAGtggaagaaaaagaaacacgaaATAAGCAATTTGAAACCAACAATACGCATTATGAAACCAAACTTCAACAGCTGAAG gaaatacttcaaaaaagaGACTCCGAGTTATCTTCGTTTAAATTACAACATAGCGTTAATAGTTCTTTCAACAGAAAATTAGATGACAGCGGACACCTGACGCAACTGAGTAATTTGAGCAAA ACGTTGGCAGAACGAGAAAAACAAATCGTCGAGTTGCAGCAACAACTAAAACAGGCCACTGTCGATCTAAATGAAAGCACTCAATTACTCGAAGAGCAAAAGAAAATTCTCCAGTCGAA ATTTGATAAAAACCTTGAGTCAAACTtattgaaacaattgaaaaagaaaCTAGAGCAGGCTGAAAACAGAGTTGTAGTATTGGACTCGAAAGTTAAACATGCCGAGGAAGATtcgctcaaaaaagctcaagaa gTTACAGAATTAATTATACAACTTCGTGAATACGAATCTGGAACATATGGTTTAGAAGACGCTATGGTTAGAATCAAAGAATTGCAGAAACAGAAACAAGTTCGAGACAATCAAATCGAGCAGCTGGTCCAAAACCTCAACCAGCTTCAAGATGAAGCCAATTTACTTGaacaagaaaatcaaattttgaa AGATCGTGTGGGAATTTCTCACGATGAGCAAATTATCGCCGATGATTTCGCTCGTCGTAATCGAGATAGACGTAGTAAACTTTCAGAATTGACCGAACAGCTGGAAAAAACCAATGACGAATTATTATCGGTAAAATTAGAT AATAGAGAATTAAAGAAACAAATTACCTCCTTAATGACTGAATTAAACTTCTATCGTTTAAAGGAACCTGCTTCAATAGACACCCCAGATGCAGCTTTACCATCGGGAGAAA GCATACTTCCGGAACCTTCAACCGCGCTCCAAATTCTACCATCTGAACCGGCCGCCGAAACCGGATTAGATGAGAAATTCCAAGAAATCGTTGACGAAAATGAAAGCTTACGAAAAGGTATGCATGAAATATTGGAAAGCATTCGAAATCACGACG GTTCCAGTACGATTCAAATTGAATCAGAGACATTGGAGCAGTTACTAGAAGCGTTGGATTCGAGACATGTGAATGGCTGGTATCAACCTGGTATGCGACTGCAAGCTCATATCCATCAATTATACGGAGTGAATAAAACACTACGAGAAGAGCTGCATATTTGCAG GTCTAGGGAGGATGATCTGCATTTACAATTACacgaagcatttaaaaaaattgaacaattggaAGAAAGTGGTTCTCAAGTACGAACTATCACGTTCCCAGAACAGAGAATACCTTCACCTAAACTCAAGAAAGCCATAAGCTGCTCTGAATCACTGCTGAAATCGAGTCGTGAATTAGAAGCG GAACTGGACCGCGAAAAAGAAACgtgtaaaaatttacaaactcgAGTGAATAATTTACAAAACTCTCTGGACAGTTTGCAACAACAGATGGAGAAAATCAACGAACAATATGACCTCGATAAAGAAAGTTGGTACCATGTAAAAGTATCCATGCAACAAGAAATCGACAATATCAAAAACAACGAAATGGTATTGCAATTAAAAGTaagcgaatttgaaaaaagcttggagATACTGAAAGAGGATCCAAACGAAATCAAAAAAGCTTACGTAGAAAATACattcag GATTTCTTCATTAAAAGTAGACTTGCAACAAGTGAATAGAAAGTACCAGGCGATGGccgaagttgaaaataaaactcgtcaagaaaaaaataaaatatccgaAGAGCTATACTTGATCAAACAATTGAAAAGTGAAGAAATATTACAGCTTACTAAAGAAAAC GATAGATTATCGAATGAATTAAACAGCCATATAAAGCAATTAGATCAATATGTCAACATATCAGAATACGAAAAAATCACCATAGATTTCAATCAACTGACGATCAAGCATCGTGAAACTTTACATAAACAGATTTTAATA GGTTCTGATAAAGATAAATTAGTTACAAGGTTACAAAACGAAGTAGCCTCGCTCTCTTCGCAAAAATTAGAGCTAGAAGTTATACTAAAACAGACTTATGAAGAAAACCGTCACTTACGAAGTACTACATCCACCGTAGACGTTTCCGAACAG TTAATCGCATTAACAAAACAGTTGGCATCGACAGAATTGGATATCATTACTAAAAGGCAATATTCTGATCACATGAGTCGCATGTACGAGTTGACCAAAG aACAATTGACTGAAACGGAGAACAGGTGTAAATTTTTAGAGGACCAACTATCGCAGGCCATCGAAAGTAATTCATTGTTGCAGAAGAATGAGGCGGAGCTACGCGAGAAAATTCTAAAGGTGCCCAGCAATGTCGAATTTGACGAgataatgatgaaattgaaaaatgctgaaaGCAATATG AATACGTTATCGGCTCAGAAAAAAGAGCTCGAAGAAGTAGCCAATATAGCCCAAGATCAAGTTAAATCTTTAGAACAGTATAATAGGTGTCAAGATTTCGAGTACGATTCTTTACAAAGACGTATCCTTGAGTTACAATCTCTGAGCGACGAGAAGATGATAATAG atcgTCTTACGAAAGAACTTCTTCATTTGCGAGGCAATGGTATCGTTAATAATGATCAAATCGAAACGTATAAAGATAAAGTGATAAAATTGGAAGCTGAAATTCTCCAGACTAAGATGAAACTATCAGAATCAGAAAATGAATACCATCGTCTGAAAAAAGAAAGCAATAATAAAATtag ATCCATGTATTCGATTATTTACGAGTTACAAAAACGATACTTGAATTCGTTTCCTTTGATCAAAGAAGAATTATGCTTCGAAAACATAATAAGATGCAAAGAAGAACAATTTGCGCTCACTTCGATAATACTCGACATGAAATTACCTACGGTATCAATTCTCGAAGAAACTGAAAGCGATGAAAGTCTCACCAAAAGTCCTAATTGGGAATATaaatctaaatttaaaattcaa GATATCAACATGCGCCTTATAAACGAAGGTCTgcaaaacaaaatacaaatatatGCTGAGCGGCTGGATAGGCAGGATAAGTTGATTTGTCGTTTAGAACAAGAGATGAATCATGCTGACGAACAATGTAgagaatttttactttattgGAGTCCGCATTCGAATATTAGACTTTCAACCGAA cACGATGACAGTGTGAATAACAAATCCACCCAAACCTCAGAAACTATAGTTCAACCGCAAGAAAGCTACTCCGTTTATGATTCAGTAGATAAAATCAAACAG GCAAACGTCACAATAAGTGAATTGAACTCCAGACTCAAGTCAATGGATGATGATTTACGTAAAACACGCGATCAACTGGCCTCTTTAATGATGGAATTGAAAGAAAAGGAATCGATCATCAGtgtgaaagaaaaagaaattttgagcttgcaaaaaacaaacaacgaacgtgaaaattttgatgaacatGACAGCAGCGAAGCAGATGGAAACTCTATAAAGAAATTAGCTCTCAAA ACGACAGTCGATAGCTTACAAAATATAATCCATCAAAAAGAAGAAACTATTGAAAGGTTGCAAAGTTTACTGAAGAAGAATCGTGAAGAACATTATCAAAGTACTCTGGAGCTTCAGCGAGAACTAAAAGGTTTACAAGAATCGACCGGTTCCAAAGAGCAGTCCTATAG ACTGAAGACAAAGTTAGATGCTGCTGAGAAGATCACCAATGATaaacgttcatttttcgattcctATCTCACTAAAATTCATAAACTGGAGGATGATCTTAACGAAgcgaatgaaaaaatcgagCAATTATCGAGTCAATTGGCAACAAGCAATCAGCAAGCTGAATTATGGAGTCTTACTGCAGAAGAAAGACTAAAAACTTTACAGAATATGAAACAtga ACTCGATGCTAAACATGTCGGTATTCCTGCATCAGCCAGTAGCGAATCTGGAAAAATATCATATTCGTCCCTATTGCAAATGGTTAAAGAAAAAACAGAGGAAATCGAACGTTTGAATCAAGCCGTCGAGGATTATAaa AAACGATTAGGTTCAGGTGAAAAATTACCTGGCTATCGGGATCGTCTCAAAAACGAACTCGAAAGATATAAACGTAAAAGTGAACTATatgaacaaaaagaaaaagaagataaagccgaaattcaacgtttgaaaaatcagttaatttctag GCCACAAAGTTCACGTAAAAAAGAAATTCTCATTACTCCTAAAGAAGAGCAGCtcatgaagaaaatcaaattgcTCGAAGAACAATTGGATGATTTTGTCATGAGAGAAAAGAAATGGAAAGAAACCAGAAAGTCGAAG TGCGACGAAGAAGTAGAAAAATGGCAAAACAGGAAACGATATCAACAGAATTATGAGAAACTCCGTCAACAATTTAAAGATCAATCAGTTCATCTCGAGTCATTGAAAGTAAACAACGAAAGGCTCAAAGAGACTATTATTCGATTAGAAAAAGAACGATTTGCGTTGGAAAGTAAATTAAAATCAGCTAAAA aTCAAAGCTCAAATTTGCCATTGATAGaagaactgcaaaaaaataacagtAGGTTGGAAGAAGAACTCAGAATTTTACGTAAAACTTGTGAAATATCTGGGTCTGGATCGTTGACCGATGTCATCGAGGCACAAGATAGGAAAATAATGGCTTTAGAATTAGCTCAAAAG ggagaTTGCGCGCTGGCTGAAGAAATAGAACGGCTCAATGAACGCAAATCTCAATTACAGAAGTACAATATACATCTAGAAGAAGAAAACATgcgtttgaaattggaaattaaagaatttaaaTCTAAATTACGTATTCCAGATGATAC AAATGAAGGAACTTCAAAAATGGCCCTTCGAAGTGATTCTAGATCTGGAGATGAAGATACTCAAAAAATATTAGAC ATGA